The following are encoded together in the Triticum dicoccoides isolate Atlit2015 ecotype Zavitan chromosome 6B, WEW_v2.0, whole genome shotgun sequence genome:
- the LOC119324983 gene encoding protein TRI1-like isoform X1: MSTAAATVFRGCRALMSSSAAAKGGKKTASAAAAAAKGAKKPASAAAKPKAAKKPVDPNNLRGIMRPVPVSDALRKFGGAAHISRSGVLKIVWDYIKANDLQNPLNKREIICDEKLKTIFPGRDTVHMMEVTKLLSPHFVKTI; encoded by the exons ATGTCGACGGCGGCGGCTACGGTGTTCCGCGGGTGCCGGGCCCTCATGTCCTCGTCGGCGGCGGCAAAGGGGGGCAAGAAGACCgcatcagcggcggcggcggcggcaaagggGGCCAAGAAGCCCGCGTCAGCGGCCGCGAAACCCAAGGCGGCCAAGAAGCCGGTGGATCCGAACAATCTCCGCGGGATCATGAGGCCGGTGCCGGTCTCGGATGCCCTGCGCAAGTTCGGCGGCGCCGCTCACATCTCCCGCTCCGGCGTCCTCAAGATCGTCTGGGACTACATCAAGGCCAACGACCTCCAG AACCCACTGAACAAGAGGGAGATCATCTGCGACGAGAAGCTCAAAACCATCTTCCCTGGGAGGGACACGGTTCATATGATGGAGGTCACCAAGCTCTTGTCCCCTCATTTCGTGAAGACTATCTAA
- the LOC119324983 gene encoding protein TRI1-like isoform X3, which translates to MSTAAATVFRGCRALMSSAAAAAAKGAKKPASAAAKPKAAKKPVDPNNLRGIMRPVPVSDALRKFGGAAHISRSGVLKIVWDYIKANDLQNPLNKREIICDEKLKTIFPGRDTVHMMEVTKLLSPHFVKTI; encoded by the exons ATGTCGACGGCGGCGGCTACGGTGTTCCGCGGGTGCCGGGCCCTCATGTCCTCG gcggcggcggcggcggcaaagggGGCCAAGAAGCCCGCGTCAGCGGCCGCGAAACCCAAGGCGGCCAAGAAGCCGGTGGATCCGAACAATCTCCGCGGGATCATGAGGCCGGTGCCGGTCTCGGATGCCCTGCGCAAGTTCGGCGGCGCCGCTCACATCTCCCGCTCCGGCGTCCTCAAGATCGTCTGGGACTACATCAAGGCCAACGACCTCCAG AACCCACTGAACAAGAGGGAGATCATCTGCGACGAGAAGCTCAAAACCATCTTCCCTGGGAGGGACACGGTTCATATGATGGAGGTCACCAAGCTCTTGTCCCCTCATTTCGTGAAGACTATCTAA
- the LOC119324983 gene encoding protein TRI1-like isoform X2 — protein MSTAAATVFRGCRALMSSSAAAAAAKGAKKPASAAAKPKAAKKPVDPNNLRGIMRPVPVSDALRKFGGAAHISRSGVLKIVWDYIKANDLQNPLNKREIICDEKLKTIFPGRDTVHMMEVTKLLSPHFVKTI, from the exons ATGTCGACGGCGGCGGCTACGGTGTTCCGCGGGTGCCGGGCCCTCATGTCCTCGTCG gcggcggcggcggcggcaaagggGGCCAAGAAGCCCGCGTCAGCGGCCGCGAAACCCAAGGCGGCCAAGAAGCCGGTGGATCCGAACAATCTCCGCGGGATCATGAGGCCGGTGCCGGTCTCGGATGCCCTGCGCAAGTTCGGCGGCGCCGCTCACATCTCCCGCTCCGGCGTCCTCAAGATCGTCTGGGACTACATCAAGGCCAACGACCTCCAG AACCCACTGAACAAGAGGGAGATCATCTGCGACGAGAAGCTCAAAACCATCTTCCCTGGGAGGGACACGGTTCATATGATGGAGGTCACCAAGCTCTTGTCCCCTCATTTCGTGAAGACTATCTAA